The following coding sequences are from one Pelmatolapia mariae isolate MD_Pm_ZW linkage group LG4, Pm_UMD_F_2, whole genome shotgun sequence window:
- the zgc:55558 gene encoding GTPase KRas, whose product MTEYKLVVVGAGGVGKSALTIQLIQNHFVDEYDPTIEDSYRKQVVIDGETCLLDILDTAGQEEYSAMRDQYMRTGEGFLCVFAINNSKSFEDVHLYREQINRVKDSDSVPMVLVGNKSDLSTRTVKTQQAQELARSYGVPFVETSAKTRQGVEEAFYSLVREIRRYKETNRSNKKSKKNTQRRCMIL is encoded by the exons ATGACCGAGTACAAACTTGTGGTGGTCGGGGCAGGAGGTGTGGGCAAGAGCGCTCTCACCATCCAGCTCATCCAGAACCACTTTGTGGATGAATATGATCCAACTATCGAG GACTCGTACAGAAAGCAGGTGGTGATTGATGGAGAGACATGTCTGCTGGACATCCTGGACACTGCAGGTCAGGAGGAGTACAGCGCCATGAGGGACCAGTATATGAGGACGGGAGAAGGcttcctctgtgtgtttgcCATCAACAACAGCAAGTCCTTTGAGGACGTTCACCTTTACAG AGAGCAGATCAATAGGGTGAAGGACAGCGACAGCGTCCCCATGGTGCTTGTGGGGAACAAGAGCGACCTCAGCACCCGCACAGTGAAGACGCAGCAGGCGCAGGAGCTGGCGAGGAGCTACGGCGTGCCGTTTGTAGAGACCTCCGCCAAAACCAGACAG GGTGTGGAGGAAGCTTTCTATTCTCTAGTACGTGAGATCAGAAGATACAAGGAGACCAACCGCAGCAACAAGAAGAGCAAGAAGAACACTCAGAGACGTTGCATGATACTATAG
- the pold1 gene encoding DNA polymerase delta catalytic subunit, translating to MDHKRHNGSRLMGGPSQAKRGKTMGEWEDSPSQFEEELSMFEEADMDAEEMEGQAGHDVIPVGDLFSTDLNPRWRRPPAPSLDPSSDTLVFQQIDLDYYLGETVAGMPGQSQGKVPIIRMFGVTDNGNSVCCHVHGFAPYFYVPAPNGFTSAHLVEFKKELNSAVLKDMRSNKDNISVTVLAVDITRKESMYGYHGKRIIDFLRITMAMPRLIAPAKRLLEQGFKFSHFPTSNYQSYEANIDFEIRFMVDSDVVGCCWIELPKGKYRVREEKSTDNTSSQSPGKASLCQYEVDVGWKDLISHPAEGDWQRIAPLRVLSFDIECAGRKGIFPEPDKDPVIQIASMVQRQGETEPFIRTVFTLQSCASIVGSQILCFTQETKLLQSWAEFLRTVDPDIITGYNIQNFDFPYLLNRAAALKVNYFPYLGRVRGIKSVLKDLNFQSKQMGRRENKTINMEGRVQFDLLQVLLRDYKLRSYTLNAVSFHFLQEQKEDVQHSIITDLQNGNEQTRRRLAVYCLKDAYLPLRLLQKLMCVINYMEMARVTGVPLTYLLSRGQQIKVVSQLLRQAMKQDLVMPVVKTEGGEDYTGATVIEPEKGYYSLPIATLDFSSLYPSIMMAHNLCYTTLLQKGSVDKLGLAPEDFIKTPTGDLFVKSSLRKGLLPEILENLLSARKRAKAELKKETDPFKKQVLDGRQLALKISANSVYGFTGAQVGKLPCLEISQSVTGFGRQMIEQTKQLVESKYTLSNGYQADARVIYGDTDSVMVKLGVATVKEAMDIGREAAEWVSSHFTPPIKLEFEKVYYPYLLINKKRYAGLYFSSSASTHDKMDCKGIETVRRDNCPLVANLINTCLQKILIDRDPQGAVEHAKEVISDLLCNRIDISQLVITKELTRTAQEYAGKQAHVELAERMRKRDAGSAPNLGDRVPYVIIKAAKGAAAYMKSEDPIYVLENNIPIDTQYYLEQQLSKPLLRIFEPILGESKAESILLKGDHTRCKTVLTSKVGGLMAFAQKRSTCIGCKAVLKTDAAVCDFCKKKESELYQKEIFHLNALEERFSRLWTQCQRCQGSLHEDVLCTSRDCPIFYMRKKVQKDLDDQSKLVSRFGW from the exons ATGGATCATAAACGACACAACGGCAGCCGTCTCATGGGTGGTCCATCCCAGGCCAAACGGGGTAAAACGATGGGGGAATGGGAGGACAGTCCTTCACAGTTTGAAGAGGAGTTGTCCATGTTTGAAGAAGCAGATATGGATGCAGAGGAGATGGAGGGGCAGGCGGGACACGATGTTATTCCAGTAG GTGACCTTTTCTCAACAGACCTAAACCCTCGCTGGCGACGTCCTCCTGCCCCCTCACTGGACCCATCATCTGATACTCTGGTGTTCCAGCAGATTGATCTGGACTACTATTTGG GGGAAACGGTAGCGGGCATGCCCGGTCAGTCGCAAGGAAAAGTGCCAATCATTCGGATGTTTGGTGTAACAGACAATGGCAACAGCGTGTGCTGCCATGTTCACGGCTTTGCCCCTTACTTCTACGTTCCTGCTCCAAATG GGTTCACGTCTGCTCACCTGGTGGAATTTAAAAAGGAGCTGAACTCTGCTGTCCTGAAGGACATGCGCTCCAATAAGGACAATATCTCAGTCACAGTGTTGGCTGTGGACATCACCCGCAAAGAGA GCATGTATGGTTACCATGGGAAACGCATTATCGATTTCTTGCGGATAACCATGGCGATGCCTCGTCTCATCGCCCCCGCAAAGAGACTGCTGGAACAGGGCTTTAAGTTTTCCCATTTCCCTACCAGCAATTACCAATCCTACGAGgccaacatagactttgaaaTCAG GTTTATGGTGGACAGTGACGTGGTGGGTTGCTGTTGGATTGAGCTCCCAAAAGGGAAGTACAGAGTGCGTGAAGAGAAGAGCACGGATAACACCAGTTCTCAGTCCCCAGGAAAG GCCTCCTTGTGTCAGTATGAGGTGGATGTGGGATGGAAGGATCTGATAAGTCACCCTGCAGAGGGAGACTGGCAGAGGATTGCACCGCTCAGAGTCCTCAGCTTTGACATAGAGTGCGCAGGAAGAAAAG GAATCTTCCCAGAGCCGGACAAAGATCCTGTGATTCAAATTGCATCTATGGTGCAGCGTCAGGGTGAGACGGAGCCCTTCATTCGCACAGTCTTCACCCTGCAGTCCTGCGCCAGCATCGTTGGCTCTCAGATACTGTGCTTCACACAAGAGACGAAGTTACTGCAG AGCTGGGCTGAGTTTTTGAGGACTGTGGATCCAGACATTATTACTGGCTACAACATCCAAAACTTTGACTTTCCGTACTTGCTCAACAGGGCAGCTGCTTTGAAG GTGAATTATTTTCCGTACTTGGGCCGAGTGCGAGGCATCAAATCAGTTTTGAAAGACTTGAATTTTCAGAGCAAGCAGATGGGCCGCAGAGAAAACAAGACCATTAACATGGAGGGCCGTGTTCAGTTCGACCTGCTGCAG GTTCTTCTCAGGGATTATAAGTTGCGCTCATACACACTGAACGCTGTGAGTTTCCACTTTTTGCAAGAGCAGAAGGAGGATGTGCAGCACTCAATCATCACTGATTTGCAG AATGGAAATGAACAGACGCGCCGTCGTTTGGCAGTCTACTGCCTGAAAGACGCCTATCTGCCCCTGCGCCTGCTGCAGAAGCTAATGTGTGTGATTAACTACATGGAGATGGCCAGAGTGACCGGTGTGCCTCTCACGTACCTGCTCTCACGAGGCCAGCAGATCAAAGTAGTCTCTCAGCTGCTGCGACAG GCCATGAAACAGGATCTGGTAATGCCCGTTGTAAAGACAGAAGGAGGCGAGGACTACACTGGAGCTACTGTCATCGAGCCAGAGAAAGG ATATTACAGCCTTCCCATTGCCACATTGGATTTCTCCTCCTTGTATCCGTCCATCATGATGGCTCACAATCTGTGCTACACCACTCTGCTGCAGAAGGGCTCAGTGGATAAACTGGG CCTGGCTCCAGAGGACTTCATCAAGACTCCAACAGGCGATCTCTTTGTGAAGAGTTCTCTAAGAAAGGGACTTCTCCCAGAGATCCTGGAAAACCTGCTGTCTGCCAGAAAGAG GGCCAAAGCAGAGCTAAAAAAGGAAACCGACCCCTTCAAGAAGCAGGTGCTGGACGGCCGACAGCTGGCCCTCAAAATCAGCGCGAACTCTGTGTATGGCTTCACGGGGGCCCAAGTGGGCAAACTGCCCTGCCTAGAGATCTCACAG AGTGTCACTGGTTTTGGAAGACAGATGATTGAGCAAACCAAGCAGCTGGTGGAGTCTAAGTACACACTTTCCAATGGCTACCAGGCTGACGCCAGG GTAATTTATGGAGACACGGACTCTGTCATGGTAAAGCTTGGAGTTGCAACAGTAAAAGAGGCCATGGATATCGGGAGAGAGGCGGCCGAGTGGGTATCATCCCATTTCACACCACCCATCAAACTGGAGTTTGAGAAG GTGTACTACCCATATCTGCTGATCAATAAGAAGCGCTACGCAGGCCTGTATTTCTCCTCCAGTGCAAGCACGCATGACAAAATGGACTGCAAAGGAATTGAGACCGTCCGCAGAGACAACTGCCCTCTGGTGGCTAACCTCATCAACACCTGTCTGCAGAAAATCCTCATAGACAG GGATCCCCAGGGGGCCGTGGAACACGCCAAAGAGGTGATCTCAGACCTGCTCTGCAATCGCATCGACATCAGCCAGCTGGTCATCACCAAGGAGCTAACGCGCACTGCCCAGGAGTACGCTGGCAAGCAGGCGCACGTGGAGCTAGCAGAGAG GATGAGGAAAAGAGATGCAGGTAGCGCCCCCAACCTGGGAGACCGAGTCCCGTATGTCATCATCAAGGCTGCGAAGGGAGCAGCGGCATACATGAAGTCAGAG GACCCCATCTACGTGCTGGAGAACAACATTCCCATTGACACACAATACTACCTGGAGCAGCAGCTGTCCAAACCTCTGTTGAGAATATTTGAGCCCATCCTGGGAGAGAGCAAAGCAGAGAGCATCCTGCTCA AGGGCGACCACACACGCTGTAAAACTGTGTTAACCTCAAAGGTTGGAGGCCTCATGGCGTTTGCTCAGAAGAGAAGCACCTGTATTGGCTGCAAAGCTGTGCTCAAGacagatg CGGCCGTTTGTGATTTCTGCAAGAAGAAAGAGTCTGAGCTCTACCAAAAAGAG ATCTTTCACCTGAATGCGCTGGAGGAGCGTTTCTCTCGCTTGTGGACTCAGTGTCAGCGCTGTCAAGGCTCACTCCATGAAGATGTGTTGTGCACCAG CCGGGATTGTCCGATCTTCTACATGAGGAAAAAGGTTCagaaagacctggatgaccagAGCAAGCTGGTGTCTCGTTTCGGATGGTGA
- the slc17a7a gene encoding solute carrier family 17 member 7a, translated as MEIRPDRFKAVAGKTLGKIHRLIEKRQPNGETIELSAEGRPELVEEKELPVVDCTCFGLPRRYIIAILSGLGFCISFGIRCNLGVAIVSMVNDHTVYKGNKEVLVAAQFTWDPETVGMIHGSFFWGYIVTQIPGGFICQKFAANRVFGFAIVATSTLNMLIPSAARCHYSCVILVRICQGLVEGVSYPACHGIWAKWAPPLERSRLATTAFCGSYAGAVVAMPLAGILVQYSGWPSVFYVYGSFGIFWYLFWILVSYESPAAHPTITPEERKYIEDAIGESASFLNPLQKFKTPWRHFFTSMPVYAIIVANFCRSWTFYLLLISQPAYFEEVFGFEISKVGIVSALPHLVMTIIVPIGGQLADYLRTHNLMSTTNVRKLMNCGGFGMEATLLLVVGFSHTKGIAISFLVLAVGFSGFAISGFNVNHLDIAPRYASILMGISNGVGTLSGMVCPLIVGAMTKHKTREEWQYVFLIASLVHYGGVVFYGIFASGEKQPWADIEDTSEEKCGIIDEDELANETEEMYRGGGQYGAISQSGAGFNGGGGGGGAGSGWVTDWDKSEEYVQPPGYNSYMYGGEVEKELT; from the exons ATGGAGATCCGACCAGACAGGTTTAAGGCGGTCGCGGGCAAAACTTTGGGGAAAATTCACAG GCTGATTGAGAAACGGCAGCCAAATGGAGAAACTATTGAGCTGTCGGCGGAGGGTCGTCCTGAGCTGGTGGAGGAGAAGGAGCTGCCTGTGGTGGACTGCACCTGCTTCGGCCTGCCCCGGCGGTACATCATCGCCATCCTGTCTGGCCTGGGCTTCTGCATCTCCTTTGGCATCAGGTGCAACCTAGGTGTGGCCATTGTAAGCATGGTCAATGATCATACTGTCTACAAAGGCAACAAGGAAGTACTTGTG gCTGCACAGTTCACCTGGGATCCAGAGACAGTGGGGATGATTCACGGCTCCTTCTTCTGGGGCTACATCGTCACACAAATCCCGGGTGGCTTTATATGTCAAAAATTTGCAGCAAACAG AGTGTTCGGCTTTGCCATCGTGGCCACATCCACGCTCAACATGCTGATTCCATCTGCCGCTCGCTGCCATTACAGCTGCGTCATACTTGTCAGGATATGCCAGGGCCTTGTAGAG GGCGTATCATACCCAGCCTGTCATGGGATCTGGGCCAAGTGGGCACCTCCTCTTGAGCGAAGTCGATTAGCCACGACAGCTTTTTGTG GATCCTATGCTGGGGCAGTGGTGGCCATGCCTTTAGCTGGGATACTGGTGCAATACTCTGGGTGGCcttctgtattttatgtctaTG GCAGCTTTGGGATATTCTGgtatttgttttggattttggtgTCATACGAGAGTCCTGCAGCCCATCCCACCATCACACCAGAGGAGAGGAAATACATTGAAGATGCGATCGGAGAGTCTGCATCATTTCTCAATCCCCTTCAA AAATTTAAAACCCCGTGGAGACACTTCTTCACCTCCATGCCAGTCTATGCCATTATTGTGGCCAACTTCTGCAGGAGCTGGACCTTCTACCTGCTGCTCATCAGCCAGCCGGCCTACTTTGAAGAAGTCTTTGGCTTTGAGATCAGCAAG GTGGGCATAGTGTCAGCTTTGCCCCATCTGGTGATGACAATCATCGTGCCTATTGGGGGCCAGTTGGCTGACTACTTGAGAACCCACAACCTGATGTCCACCACCAACGTCAGGAAGCTCATGAACTGTGGAG GTTTTGGGATGGAAGCAACCCTCCTGCTTGTGGTGGGCTTCTCTCACACAAAGGGTATTGCCATCTCCTTCTTGGTCCTGGCGGTGGGATTCAGTGGATTTGCTATCTCAG GGTTTAATGTCAATCACTTGGATATCGCGCCTCGATATGCCAGCATACTGATGGGCATTTCAAACGGAGTGGGAACATTATCTGGAATGGTGTGTCCTCTCATAGTTGGTGCCATGACCAAACACAAG ACGCGTGAGGAGTGGCAGTACGTCTTCCTTATAGCCTCACTTGTTCATTATGGAGGAGTGGTTTTCTATG GAATCTTTGCATCAGGAGAAAAGCAGCCTTgggcagacatagaggacacaAGCGAGGAGAAGTGCGGTATAATCGACGAGGATGAACTGGCCAATGAAACAGAAGAGATGTACCGTGGAGGGGGGCAGTATGGAGCCATAAGCCAATCAGGGGCTGGTTTCAacggtggaggaggaggaggtggagcaggGTCAGGATGGGTGACAGACTGGGATAAGTCTGAGGAGTATGTGCAGCCACCCGGATATAACTCCTACATGTACGGGGGAGAAGTGGAGAAGGAGCTCACATAG
- the slc6a16a gene encoding sodium-dependent neutral amino acid transporter B(0)AT2 has product MKLQLIIGLVYHITSSPYNKTEKPPLDGSEGRTWMEEGQSQTQLTAVDGPDGAATDDGDRPAWDSKIQYVLAQVGFSVGLGNVWRFPYLCHQNGGGAFMLLYVFLLVVVGVPLFFMELAAGQSIRQGSIGVWKHISPKLGGIGYSSCMVCFYVALYYNVIIAWSLFYMGNSFQYPLPWEKCPTNVTSNDTVKECAGSSPTSYFWFRKALNITNSIEESGEFNPIMTGCLLAAWAIVALAMIKGIKSSAKVMYFSSIFPYVVLFIFLIRGLLLDGALEGITYMFYPKLEIWGNVQVWRQAATQVFFALGLGYGSVIAYSSYNPVHNNCHRDALMVSCINFMTSVLASLVVFVVLGFRAKNIALRCVAENLSILNSLASSGSNQHWWPWFNMTDVSSVTLAEYREWYHLYSSMVGPKITDCSLEQEMNKGVEGTGLAFIAFTEVMAFFPASPFWSTLFFLMLLNLGLSTMFGTMQGILTPLMDNFSLLGRHRTLLTVSSCALGFIIGLLFTQRSGNYFVTMFDDYSATLPLVIVVIFETISVAWVYGTDRFLDDIEVMLKWRPPVVYKYLWKYVCLLAMVSLLAASLLRMVFKGPTYTAWNQSTASEMTLEYPGWALAMIIMLIVFASLPVPVGYIYSLVKNRWVRSTPSQAEVGQEMRRELYTKCSSTEQPESHFHPVHFREDEVHPRPAFLSVGNEHYRLLSQEEDEEEEEQDTGV; this is encoded by the exons ATGAAGCTTCAACTGATAATCGGTTTAGTTTATCATATTACTTCTTCTCCTTATAACAAGACAGAAAAGCCTCCGCTGGACGGCAGCGAGGGCAGAACCTGGATGGAAGAAGGCCAGTCTCAAACTCAGCTCACAGCTGTGGATGGTCCCGATGGAGCTGCGACAGACGACGGAGACCGTCCAGCATGGGATTCTAAGATTCAGTATGTGTTAGCCCAGGTGGGCTTCAGTGTGGGCTTAGGGAATGTGTGGAGATTTCCATACCTCTGCCATCAAAATGGAGGCG GCGCCTTCATGCTGctgtatgtttttcttttggtggTTGTGGGAGTTCCACTGTTTTTTATGGAGCTGGCTGCTGGCCAAAGCATTCGACAGGGCAGCATCGGTGTATGGAAGCACATCTCTCCAAAGCTGGGAGGGATCGGCTACTCCAGCTGCATG GTCTGTTTTTATGTGGCTTTGTACTATAACGTTATCATTGCATGGAGCCTGTTCTACATGGGTAACTCCTTTCAGTATCCTCTGCCATGGGAGAAGTGTCCAACGAATGTGACCTCCAATGACACAG TGAAAGAATGCGCAGGCAGCTCCCCGACGTCGTATTTCTGGTTTCGGAAAGCTCTCAACATCACAAATTCCATTGAAGAATCTGGAGAGTTTAACCCCATCATGACAGGCTGCTTATTGGCTGCTTGGGCAATTGTTGCCTTGGCAATGATAAAGGGCATCAAGTCTTCTGCAAAG GTGATGTACTTTTCCTCCATTTTTCCCTATGTGgtgctttttattttcctgatcAGAGGATTACTGTTGGACGGTGCCTTGGAAGGAATCACCTACATGTTTTATCCTAAG CTGGAGATCTGGGGTAATGTGCAGGTGTGGCGACAGGCTGCTACACAAGTGTTTTTCGCCCTGGGCCTGGGCTATGGTTCTGTTATCGCGTACTCCTCCTACAATCCAGTCCACAACAACTGCCACAGGGATGCTCTGATGGTCTCCTGCATCAACTTCATGACATCCGTGCTGGCCTCTCTAGTGGTTTTCGTCGTGCTCGGTTTCCGTGCCAAGAACATTGCACTACGCTGCGTGGCTGA AAATCTCAGTATATTAAACTCACTGGCATCCAGTGGATCTAACCAGCACTGGTGGCCATGGTTCAACATGACAGATGTAAGCTCTGTGACTTTAGCTGAATACAGAGAGTGGTACCATCTCTACAGCTCCATGGTGGGTCCTAAAATCACTGACTGCAGTCTGGAGCAGGAGATGAATAAG GGTGTCGAAGGGACAGGCCTGGCATTCATAGCATTCACTGAGGTGAtggccttcttcccagccagtCCCTTCTGGTCCACCCTGTTTTTCCTCATGCTGCTCAACCTGGGCCTCAGCACCATGTTTGGAACAATGCAGGGAATCCTCACACCTCTCATGGACAATTTCAGCCTCTTGGGGCGTCACCGAACCCTACTCACGG tgTCCAGCTGTGCTTTGGGGTTCATTATTGGATTACTGTTCACTCAGCGTTCTGGCAACTATTTTGTGACGATGTTTGATGACTACTCTGCAACCCTGCCTTTGGTCATTGTGGTCATTTTTGAAACCATTAGTGTGGCGTGGGTTTATGGAACAGATCG CTTTCTGGATGATATTGAAGTAATGCTCAAATGGCGCCCTCCGGTGGTGTACAAGTACCTTTGGAAATATGTGTGTTTGCTGGCGATGGTCAGTCTTCTGGCAGCCAGTTTGCTCCGCATGGTCTTCAAAGGGCCCACGTACACCGCCTGGAATCAAAGCACG GCTTCTGAGATGACTCTCGAGTACCCTGGCTGGGCCCTGGCTATGATCATCATGCTTATAGTGTTTGCCAGCTTGCCTGTACCTGTCGGCTACATCTATTCCTTAGTGAAGAACCGCTGGGTCCGTAGCACTCCCTCCCAGGCTGAAGTCGGCCAGGAAATGCGTCGTGAGTTGTACACCAAGTGCAGCTCTACTGAGCAGCCAGAGTCCCATTTCCATCCTGTCCACTTCAGGGAAGACGAGGTTCATCCCAGACCTGCCTTCCTGTCGGTGGGCAACGAACATTACCGACTCCTTTCccaggaggaggacgaggaggaggaggaacaaGACACGGGGGTGTGA